In one window of Desulfonatronospira thiodismutans ASO3-1 DNA:
- a CDS encoding RluA family pseudouridine synthase codes for MQKQTAQQCLVSSTESGQKLFSYLKRRLGREFPGSGLMRLIRTGQVRVNSKRKKPYDRVYAGDTVRIPPHFPETGDDPQRAGELQIVFENPDFTVLDKPAGVPVHSGTSARRDNMVLRLRKHYAGADFSPALVHRLDKETSGLLLAAKNYAWLRRIQAMWNKNLVEKTYLAWVHGSWPSRWVNLEHRLIKTFEKMQPSPEGRPALSRVRSIASSRDKTLVQIRIITGRTHQIRTQLSLSGHPVIGDGKYGKDSGYAEMYLHAYMLAWPGHVFCLPPGWTGDFTTPGDLEKRVRKPESGRGGRSRCKEDACHHPWP; via the coding sequence TTTCTCCTACCTTAAAAGGCGGCTGGGCAGAGAATTTCCCGGATCTGGGCTCATGCGCCTTATCCGCACTGGACAGGTCCGGGTCAACAGTAAGAGGAAGAAGCCTTATGACCGGGTCTATGCCGGGGATACTGTCCGCATTCCCCCGCATTTTCCGGAGACCGGTGACGACCCTCAAAGGGCCGGAGAGCTGCAAATCGTATTTGAAAACCCGGATTTCACTGTCCTTGACAAGCCCGCCGGAGTGCCGGTGCACTCCGGAACATCGGCCCGCAGGGACAACATGGTTCTTCGCCTTCGCAAGCACTATGCCGGGGCAGACTTCTCCCCTGCACTGGTACACAGGCTGGACAAGGAGACTTCAGGCCTTCTTCTGGCAGCCAAAAACTACGCCTGGCTCAGAAGAATTCAGGCCATGTGGAACAAAAACCTGGTGGAGAAGACCTATCTGGCATGGGTTCATGGCTCCTGGCCATCAAGGTGGGTAAATCTGGAGCACAGGCTGATAAAAACTTTTGAAAAAATGCAGCCTTCCCCGGAGGGCAGACCTGCTCTTTCCCGGGTCAGGTCCATAGCCTCCAGCCGGGATAAAACCCTTGTCCAGATCCGAATTATCACCGGACGCACGCACCAGATCAGAACCCAGCTGTCCCTCAGCGGTCATCCTGTTATAGGCGATGGCAAATACGGCAAAGATTCAGGGTATGCTGAAATGTATCTGCATGCCTATATGCTGGCATGGCCCGGGCATGTATTTTGTCTGCCCCCGGGCTGGACAGGTGATTTTACAACTCCGGGGGACCTGGAAAAAAGGGTCAGGAAACCTGAATCTGGGAGAGGGGGAAGGTCTCGCTGTAAAGAAGACGCCTGTCATCATCCCTGGCCTTGA
- a CDS encoding L,D-transpeptidase family protein, which produces MAWEPLITGDSRAPEDLFVVDKKNQTFFVFSNKSPLRKEYKWEVTTGEGVGDKEVEGDLKTPEGIYFIERQIDTRHLDRDLYGEMGLTLNYPNPVDRAKGKTGFGIWLHGRGKEVVPFDTEGCVAMDMKYMHRLEDMVQLQNTPVVITSTMSWEEDEIELEKSRKIADLSLDWAAAWSDGTGEYFEFYLPDRFARSSGKSFSSFKNHKQGLFNTYDWMDVYIEQPKVLAGPDYWVSYFGQVFNSSGFFSSGVKRLYWQKDEAGDLRIVGEEFRNYNKPGLKDSYIKDRGQRLKQVVEKWRQAWLEADVDKYASFYHPDAVQGNVRGLDSILKDKKDLWERGNEPAEIEISDIEAHVGRDGFEVRFKQEYASRSGYSDKGIKTLQFVPGSGDSWLILREDWRETG; this is translated from the coding sequence ATGGCCTGGGAACCGTTGATAACAGGTGATTCAAGGGCCCCGGAAGATCTGTTCGTCGTGGATAAGAAAAACCAGACATTTTTCGTTTTTTCAAACAAAAGCCCCCTGCGCAAAGAGTATAAATGGGAAGTCACTACTGGTGAGGGAGTGGGTGACAAGGAGGTCGAGGGGGATCTCAAGACTCCTGAAGGCATATATTTTATTGAGCGCCAAATAGATACCAGGCACCTGGACCGCGATCTATACGGTGAGATGGGGCTTACCCTGAATTATCCCAACCCGGTGGACAGGGCCAAGGGAAAGACAGGGTTCGGCATCTGGCTGCATGGGCGGGGAAAGGAAGTTGTGCCCTTTGATACGGAAGGCTGCGTGGCCATGGATATGAAGTACATGCACAGGCTGGAGGATATGGTGCAGCTTCAGAACACGCCGGTGGTTATTACCTCTACCATGAGCTGGGAAGAAGACGAGATAGAGCTGGAAAAGTCCCGCAAGATTGCGGATTTGAGTCTGGACTGGGCAGCAGCCTGGAGTGACGGAACAGGGGAATACTTTGAGTTTTATTTACCTGACAGGTTTGCCAGAAGCAGCGGCAAAAGTTTTTCCAGCTTCAAAAATCACAAACAGGGTCTTTTCAATACCTACGACTGGATGGATGTATACATAGAGCAGCCCAAGGTTCTGGCAGGGCCAGATTACTGGGTCAGCTACTTCGGGCAGGTATTCAATTCCTCGGGCTTTTTCTCCAGCGGTGTAAAGCGGTTGTACTGGCAAAAGGATGAAGCCGGCGATTTAAGGATTGTGGGAGAAGAGTTCAGAAATTACAACAAGCCCGGCCTGAAAGACAGTTATATTAAGGACAGGGGACAAAGGCTCAAGCAGGTAGTTGAAAAATGGCGGCAGGCCTGGCTGGAAGCAGATGTTGACAAGTACGCCTCCTTTTATCACCCCGATGCTGTGCAGGGAAATGTAAGAGGGCTGGACAGCATCCTGAAGGATAAGAAGGATCTCTGGGAACGCGGCAACGAGCCGGCCGAGATTGAAATATCTGATATAGAGGCCCATGTGGGCAGAGATGGGTTTGAGGTTCGTTTCAAGCAGGAATACGCAAGCCGGTCGGGATACAGCGACAAGGGGATAAAAACACTGCAGTTTGTTCCCGGTTCCGGGGACAGCTGGCTTATTCTGCGCGAGGACTGGAGAGAGACGGGATAA